One genomic segment of Mesoterricola silvestris includes these proteins:
- the gndA gene encoding NADP-dependent phosphogluconate dehydrogenase: MGSEIGVIGLGVMGANLARNLAGRGFSVAGYDRSPEAGLRLEADHPEARIAVAESMEAFVASLARPRRILLMVNAGPAVDAVLAQVDPLLEAGDVLVDAGNSHFTDTDRRLRAGRAWSFLGMGVSGGEEGALKGPAIMPGGDRAAFETLRPYLEAMAARGAAGPCVAYCGAGSAGHFVKMVHNGIEYGDMQLIAETAFLLRRGLGLTAPGAAQVFEDWNRGELDSYLVEITARILRTPDPLSAGFLVDAILDQAGQKGTGAWTVLAAAEAGVPIPTLAAAVEARSLSAARPRRLAAAELFPSESAALAPLALDDLRDALYASKIASYAQGFDLLRAASAQRGYGTELSEMARIWTAGCIIRARFLEDVREAFLKTPAPDLLAFAPRFAEELRRREPAWRRVVSAAVLAGLPVPGLSASLAWFDTLRTPRGTASVIQAQRDFFGAHTYERFDRPGVAVHTAWT, encoded by the coding sequence ATGGGTAGCGAAATCGGCGTGATCGGACTGGGCGTCATGGGCGCCAATCTCGCCCGGAACCTGGCCGGCCGCGGATTCTCCGTGGCCGGCTACGACCGCAGCCCCGAGGCGGGCCTGCGCCTGGAGGCGGACCACCCCGAGGCCCGCATCGCCGTGGCGGAGTCCATGGAGGCCTTCGTCGCCTCCCTGGCGCGCCCCCGGCGGATCCTCCTCATGGTGAACGCGGGCCCCGCCGTGGACGCCGTCCTCGCCCAGGTGGACCCCCTCCTGGAGGCCGGGGACGTCCTGGTGGACGCGGGCAACAGCCACTTCACGGACACGGACCGCCGCCTGCGGGCCGGCCGCGCCTGGTCCTTCCTGGGCATGGGCGTCTCCGGCGGCGAGGAGGGCGCCCTGAAGGGCCCCGCGATCATGCCCGGCGGGGACCGCGCGGCCTTCGAGACCCTGCGCCCCTACCTGGAGGCCATGGCCGCCCGGGGCGCCGCGGGGCCCTGCGTGGCCTACTGCGGGGCGGGTTCGGCCGGACACTTCGTGAAGATGGTGCACAACGGCATCGAGTACGGCGACATGCAGCTCATCGCCGAGACCGCGTTCCTGCTGCGCCGGGGCCTGGGCCTCACGGCGCCCGGCGCCGCCCAGGTCTTCGAGGACTGGAACCGGGGGGAACTGGACAGCTATCTGGTGGAGATCACCGCCCGCATCCTGCGCACCCCCGACCCCCTCAGCGCCGGGTTCCTGGTGGACGCCATCCTCGACCAGGCCGGCCAGAAGGGCACGGGCGCCTGGACCGTCCTGGCCGCGGCGGAGGCCGGGGTCCCCATCCCCACCCTGGCCGCCGCCGTGGAGGCCCGGAGCCTCAGCGCGGCCCGCCCCCGGCGCCTGGCCGCGGCCGAGCTCTTCCCCAGCGAAAGCGCCGCCCTGGCCCCCCTCGCCCTGGACGATCTGCGCGACGCCCTCTACGCCTCCAAGATCGCCAGCTACGCCCAGGGCTTCGACCTCCTGCGCGCCGCCAGCGCCCAGCGGGGCTACGGCACCGAGCTCTCGGAAATGGCCCGCATCTGGACCGCCGGCTGCATCATCCGCGCGCGGTTCCTGGAGGACGTGCGCGAGGCCTTCCTGAAGACCCCCGCGCCGGACCTGCTGGCCTTCGCCCCCCGCTTCGCCGAGGAACTGCGCAGGCGCGAACCCGCCTGGCGCCGGGTGGTGTCCGCCGCGGTGCTGGCGGGCCTGCCTGTGCCCGGCCTCTCCGCCTCCCTGGCCTGGTTCGACACCCTTCGCACCCCCCGGGGCACCGCCTCCGTCATCCAGGCCCAGCGGGACTTCTTCGGTGCCCACACCTACGAGCGCTTCGACCGCCCAGGCGTGGCGGTGCATACGGCCTGGACCTAG